One Megalopta genalis isolate 19385.01 chromosome 5, iyMegGena1_principal, whole genome shotgun sequence DNA window includes the following coding sequences:
- the LOC117226971 gene encoding putative ATP-dependent RNA helicase TDRD12 isoform X2, with the protein MIRIFEKNDYERKLNLINKKLIVLEKRRLFKVNTEHTKPNIGDTIITHDKLNKNVDLPAWLCRGIISNILNTTNTEYHVFLPDYGIVVILQKYDFYMYSANLIQEEYLTYTVGLYNVLPTVLQFNSQGDTSLLLLDEWDKSAIEYTNKLLAASSTIYFDHLAFDTHGRKYGEFYLNIRGTIIRLSKALCLNNAATYLPKDTMKFLLNPLNHEKLKKEVVNDEVIFYINVSKEHKEQDRNNVQEERIRKCKMRNQLLDNTREKEKVLIYGEIKYEPLCSISDLQLPAEIHKAWTSLVKSSRPRKIQSYILPAVKNGLDVIAIGSAQSGKTFACGLAVSGLLASKPSFPQGVSPVALILCSSTPKVLEVHYLCTEFFQNYRTIRSVAAFNGKSERSLAAEMYNGCQVLVSTPRFLARFIDRNKKLVNFENLQHFILEDIDVILDRYFDSISKLLKKHKIICNRELKDMNATLQIIATAKHWTSKLKKFAIALMDCPYICIASFIEATIFKSVRPKMYIVNTKSKANKVLDLVSNIPCNLRTVVVCINSDEAKTLQEFLKLNNKDVLLAHEDMNLISLQGIKQCWDACISGSYPILICTDEVLSDLNVTNADWLIHYSISLRFMTQFNFRFSTLFNSLQKEKSGCNVTIIVDENSDIQFLSVINLMRRMNIIIPQNMLENIEHVRDSLEKKKENYALCNNIKLWGFCYMDYSCMLRHTIIPEMDLPTIDIGVNDEVKFRLVSIHNVTQISARIISYIKFGTSEEVELSNVEYMAIIVKIQKYYSSMDNRRRCESVNVGDICGLEEPVDSYKRVEILSIAEEGRTDQSKYANVKCIDNGVILNNVNVYRLLHMPEHFRKYPAQVTEVIVTGIAPHDEEYVWSRCATDAVFQWFKDNVDERSYITGTVILHLKNIIWVNTLKVGTKLVGYKDIVGSSLKAELLKNDYAVENHAHLPKIYELCKRHSFPAINDISINHQT; encoded by the exons ATGATaagaattttcgaaaaaaacgattACGAGAGAAAATTAAACTTAATTAACAAAAAATTAATAGTATTAGAAAAGAGAAGATTATTTAAAGTAAACACGGAACACACCAAACCAAACATTGGAGAT aCAATTATAACACATGACAAACTTAATAAGAATGTTGATCTTCCTGCTTGGTTGTGCCGTGGGATTATCAGCAACATTTTAAATACCACAAACACAGAGTATCATGTTTTCTTGCCAGATTATGGAATAGTAGTCATATTGCAGAAATATGATTTTTACATGTATTCGGCTAATTTAATTCAAGAAGAATATTTAACTTACACTGTTGGTTTATACAATGTTTTACCTACTGTTTTACAATTTAACTCACAAGGAGATACTTCTCTTTT ACTTTTGGACGAATGGGATAAATCAGCAATCGAGTACACAAATAAATTATTAGCTGCATCCAGTACAATTTACTTTGATCATTTagcattcgatacacatggtagGAAGTACGGTGAATTTTATCTCAATATCAGGGGCACTATAATAAGATTAAGCAAAGCTTTGTGTCTTAATAATGCTGCCACTTATTTGCCAAAAg ATACAATGAAATTTCTACTAAATCCTTTAAACcacgaaaaattaaaaaaagaagtaGTTAACGATGAagttatattctatataaacGTTTCAAAGGAGCACAAGGAACAAGATAGAAATAATGTACAGGAAGAAAG AATAAGGAAGTGTAAAATGAGGAATCAGCTACTTGATAATACAAGGGAGAAGGAGAAAGTACTAATTTATGGAGAAATTAAATATGAACCTTTATGTAGCATTTCTGATCTACAACTTCCTGCTGAAATACATAag GCTTGGACATCATTAGTTAAATCTTCGAGGCCGAGAAAGATTCAATCTTACATTTTACCTGCGGTCAAAAATGGTTTAGATGTGATAGCAATTGGATCGGCACAATCTGGGAAAACTTTTGCATGTGGACTTGCCGTTTCTGGActgttggcttcaaaaccaagt TTTCCTCAAGGTGTGTCTCCAGTTGCATTAATATTATGTTCATCAACTCCTAAAGTATTGGAAGTTCACTATTTGTGCACAGAGTTTTTCCAAAACTACAGAACCATAAGATCTGTAGCTGCATTTAATGGAAAATCAGAGAGATCCTTAGCG GCTGAAATGTACAATGGGTGTCAGGTTTTGGTGTCTACACCAAGATTTTTGGCTCGCTTCATAGATCGAAacaaaaaattagtaaatttcGAAAATCTACAACATTTCATTTTGGAAGACATTGACGTCATCCTGGATAGATACTTCGATtct ATAAGCAAGTTATTGAAAAAGCACAAAATCATTTGCAACAGAGAACTAAAAGATATGAATGCAACATTACAAATCATAGCAACCGCTAAACATTGGACatctaaattaaaaaaattcgcAATCGCTTTAATGGACTGTCCATATATATGCATAGCATCTTTCATAGAAGCCACAATTTTCAAGTCTGTGCGCCCGAAAATGTATATAGTCAATACAAAAAGCAAAGCTAATAAAGTTTTAG ATCTGGTTAGCAATATACCCTGCAATTTGAGAACCGTGGTGGTTTGTATAAATAGTGATGAGGCTAAAACACTGCAGGAATTTTTGAAATTGAACAATAAAGACGTTCTCTTAGCACACGAAGATATGAATCTTATTTCTTTGCAAG GAATTAAGCAATGTTGGGACGCTTGCATAAGTGGTTCATATCCAATTTTAATATGTACAGATGAAGTTTTGTCAGATCTAAACGTGACAAATGCGGACTGGTTGATACACTATTCTATCTCGCTACGTTTTATGACCCAATTTAACTTTCGGTTCTCAACACTTTTTAACAGTTTACAAAAG GAGAAATCAGGGTGCAATGTAACTATCATAGTCGATGAAAACAGCGATATACAGTTTTTGAGTGTAATCAATTTAATGCGTCGTATGAACATTATAATTCCTCAGAATATGTTGGAAAACATTGAG CATGTTCGTGatagtttagaaaaaaaaaaggagaactATGCTTTATGTAACAACATAAAGTTGTGGGGATTTTGTTACATGGATTATTCTTGCATGCTGAGACACACAATCATTCCGGAAATGGATTTACCAACGATAGATATTGGAGT AAACGATGAAGTGAAGTTCAGATTAGTCAGCATACACAACGTCACACAGATTAGCGCTAGGATTATATCGTACATTAAATTTGGTACGTCGGAGGAAGTAGAACTCTCAAATGTGGAATATATGgcaattattgtaaaaattcaAAAGTATTACTCGTCAATGGACAACAG aagaagaTGTGAATCAGTGAACGTGGGTGACATATGCGGTCTAGAGGAACCAGTAGATAGTTATAAAAGAGTAGAAATTTTAAGCATTGCGGAAGAAGGCAGGACCGACCAGTCAAAGTATGCTAACGTAAAATGCATCGACAATGGAGTTATCCTGAATAATGTAAAT GTATATAGATTGTTACACATGCCGGAACATTTTCGGAAATACCCAGCACAAGTGACCGAAGTAATTGTAACTGGCATAGCTCCACACGATGAGGAATATGTTTGGAGTCGGTGCGCGACTGATGCTGTGTTCCAGTGGTTCAAGGACAATGTTGACGAAAGATCTTATATTACAGGAACG GTAATTCTACATTTAAAGAACATAATCTGGGTGAACACTTTGAAAGTTGGAACGAAATTAGTCGGATACAAAGACATAGTTGGTTCATCCCTAAAAGCGGAATTGTTAAAGAACGATTACGCTGTTGAGAATCATGCGCACTTGCCGAAGATATATGAACTTTGCAAACGGCATAGTTTCCCGGCAATCAACGACATTTCCATAAATCATCAAACATAA
- the LOC117226971 gene encoding putative ATP-dependent RNA helicase TDRD12 isoform X1, with the protein MITDSVESRDILPPTAIAVTATNILTPYMIRIFEKNDYERKLNLINKKLIVLEKRRLFKVNTEHTKPNIGDTIITHDKLNKNVDLPAWLCRGIISNILNTTNTEYHVFLPDYGIVVILQKYDFYMYSANLIQEEYLTYTVGLYNVLPTVLQFNSQGDTSLLLLDEWDKSAIEYTNKLLAASSTIYFDHLAFDTHGRKYGEFYLNIRGTIIRLSKALCLNNAATYLPKDTMKFLLNPLNHEKLKKEVVNDEVIFYINVSKEHKEQDRNNVQEERIRKCKMRNQLLDNTREKEKVLIYGEIKYEPLCSISDLQLPAEIHKAWTSLVKSSRPRKIQSYILPAVKNGLDVIAIGSAQSGKTFACGLAVSGLLASKPSFPQGVSPVALILCSSTPKVLEVHYLCTEFFQNYRTIRSVAAFNGKSERSLAAEMYNGCQVLVSTPRFLARFIDRNKKLVNFENLQHFILEDIDVILDRYFDSISKLLKKHKIICNRELKDMNATLQIIATAKHWTSKLKKFAIALMDCPYICIASFIEATIFKSVRPKMYIVNTKSKANKVLDLVSNIPCNLRTVVVCINSDEAKTLQEFLKLNNKDVLLAHEDMNLISLQGIKQCWDACISGSYPILICTDEVLSDLNVTNADWLIHYSISLRFMTQFNFRFSTLFNSLQKEKSGCNVTIIVDENSDIQFLSVINLMRRMNIIIPQNMLENIEHVRDSLEKKKENYALCNNIKLWGFCYMDYSCMLRHTIIPEMDLPTIDIGVNDEVKFRLVSIHNVTQISARIISYIKFGTSEEVELSNVEYMAIIVKIQKYYSSMDNRRRCESVNVGDICGLEEPVDSYKRVEILSIAEEGRTDQSKYANVKCIDNGVILNNVNVYRLLHMPEHFRKYPAQVTEVIVTGIAPHDEEYVWSRCATDAVFQWFKDNVDERSYITGTVILHLKNIIWVNTLKVGTKLVGYKDIVGSSLKAELLKNDYAVENHAHLPKIYELCKRHSFPAINDISINHQT; encoded by the exons atgaTAACTGATAGCGTCGAAAGCAGAG ATATTTTGCCTCCCACGGCAATCGCAGTTACAGCAACAAACATTCTAACGCCGTACATGATaagaattttcgaaaaaaacgattACGAGAGAAAATTAAACTTAATTAACAAAAAATTAATAGTATTAGAAAAGAGAAGATTATTTAAAGTAAACACGGAACACACCAAACCAAACATTGGAGAT aCAATTATAACACATGACAAACTTAATAAGAATGTTGATCTTCCTGCTTGGTTGTGCCGTGGGATTATCAGCAACATTTTAAATACCACAAACACAGAGTATCATGTTTTCTTGCCAGATTATGGAATAGTAGTCATATTGCAGAAATATGATTTTTACATGTATTCGGCTAATTTAATTCAAGAAGAATATTTAACTTACACTGTTGGTTTATACAATGTTTTACCTACTGTTTTACAATTTAACTCACAAGGAGATACTTCTCTTTT ACTTTTGGACGAATGGGATAAATCAGCAATCGAGTACACAAATAAATTATTAGCTGCATCCAGTACAATTTACTTTGATCATTTagcattcgatacacatggtagGAAGTACGGTGAATTTTATCTCAATATCAGGGGCACTATAATAAGATTAAGCAAAGCTTTGTGTCTTAATAATGCTGCCACTTATTTGCCAAAAg ATACAATGAAATTTCTACTAAATCCTTTAAACcacgaaaaattaaaaaaagaagtaGTTAACGATGAagttatattctatataaacGTTTCAAAGGAGCACAAGGAACAAGATAGAAATAATGTACAGGAAGAAAG AATAAGGAAGTGTAAAATGAGGAATCAGCTACTTGATAATACAAGGGAGAAGGAGAAAGTACTAATTTATGGAGAAATTAAATATGAACCTTTATGTAGCATTTCTGATCTACAACTTCCTGCTGAAATACATAag GCTTGGACATCATTAGTTAAATCTTCGAGGCCGAGAAAGATTCAATCTTACATTTTACCTGCGGTCAAAAATGGTTTAGATGTGATAGCAATTGGATCGGCACAATCTGGGAAAACTTTTGCATGTGGACTTGCCGTTTCTGGActgttggcttcaaaaccaagt TTTCCTCAAGGTGTGTCTCCAGTTGCATTAATATTATGTTCATCAACTCCTAAAGTATTGGAAGTTCACTATTTGTGCACAGAGTTTTTCCAAAACTACAGAACCATAAGATCTGTAGCTGCATTTAATGGAAAATCAGAGAGATCCTTAGCG GCTGAAATGTACAATGGGTGTCAGGTTTTGGTGTCTACACCAAGATTTTTGGCTCGCTTCATAGATCGAAacaaaaaattagtaaatttcGAAAATCTACAACATTTCATTTTGGAAGACATTGACGTCATCCTGGATAGATACTTCGATtct ATAAGCAAGTTATTGAAAAAGCACAAAATCATTTGCAACAGAGAACTAAAAGATATGAATGCAACATTACAAATCATAGCAACCGCTAAACATTGGACatctaaattaaaaaaattcgcAATCGCTTTAATGGACTGTCCATATATATGCATAGCATCTTTCATAGAAGCCACAATTTTCAAGTCTGTGCGCCCGAAAATGTATATAGTCAATACAAAAAGCAAAGCTAATAAAGTTTTAG ATCTGGTTAGCAATATACCCTGCAATTTGAGAACCGTGGTGGTTTGTATAAATAGTGATGAGGCTAAAACACTGCAGGAATTTTTGAAATTGAACAATAAAGACGTTCTCTTAGCACACGAAGATATGAATCTTATTTCTTTGCAAG GAATTAAGCAATGTTGGGACGCTTGCATAAGTGGTTCATATCCAATTTTAATATGTACAGATGAAGTTTTGTCAGATCTAAACGTGACAAATGCGGACTGGTTGATACACTATTCTATCTCGCTACGTTTTATGACCCAATTTAACTTTCGGTTCTCAACACTTTTTAACAGTTTACAAAAG GAGAAATCAGGGTGCAATGTAACTATCATAGTCGATGAAAACAGCGATATACAGTTTTTGAGTGTAATCAATTTAATGCGTCGTATGAACATTATAATTCCTCAGAATATGTTGGAAAACATTGAG CATGTTCGTGatagtttagaaaaaaaaaaggagaactATGCTTTATGTAACAACATAAAGTTGTGGGGATTTTGTTACATGGATTATTCTTGCATGCTGAGACACACAATCATTCCGGAAATGGATTTACCAACGATAGATATTGGAGT AAACGATGAAGTGAAGTTCAGATTAGTCAGCATACACAACGTCACACAGATTAGCGCTAGGATTATATCGTACATTAAATTTGGTACGTCGGAGGAAGTAGAACTCTCAAATGTGGAATATATGgcaattattgtaaaaattcaAAAGTATTACTCGTCAATGGACAACAG aagaagaTGTGAATCAGTGAACGTGGGTGACATATGCGGTCTAGAGGAACCAGTAGATAGTTATAAAAGAGTAGAAATTTTAAGCATTGCGGAAGAAGGCAGGACCGACCAGTCAAAGTATGCTAACGTAAAATGCATCGACAATGGAGTTATCCTGAATAATGTAAAT GTATATAGATTGTTACACATGCCGGAACATTTTCGGAAATACCCAGCACAAGTGACCGAAGTAATTGTAACTGGCATAGCTCCACACGATGAGGAATATGTTTGGAGTCGGTGCGCGACTGATGCTGTGTTCCAGTGGTTCAAGGACAATGTTGACGAAAGATCTTATATTACAGGAACG GTAATTCTACATTTAAAGAACATAATCTGGGTGAACACTTTGAAAGTTGGAACGAAATTAGTCGGATACAAAGACATAGTTGGTTCATCCCTAAAAGCGGAATTGTTAAAGAACGATTACGCTGTTGAGAATCATGCGCACTTGCCGAAGATATATGAACTTTGCAAACGGCATAGTTTCCCGGCAATCAACGACATTTCCATAAATCATCAAACATAA
- the LOC117226881 gene encoding AA10 family lytic polysaccharide monooxygenase CBP21: MLLLTVLLITVASGARADGGADGVLPNESSNFHGFVSSPPSRAKLCQLRVNRDCGGIIYEPQSIEGHKGFPDSPRSPADGQIASANNERFSKLNEYGKDRWTSIDFPTLSRYDDSSVYFNFNWTMTAPHSTDSIRVFVSNEHYNTEEPLSRKHLDLNPICKVDFHGQRPPRDLSLACPITEEKFEELKGLRELLMLSIWDINDTVNAFYQVVDLLPIPESVTFDSIQRRSKDVADVV; this comes from the coding sequence ATGCTGCTGCTAACCGTTCTCCTAATTACGGTCGCATCCGGCGCAAGGGCCGACGGTGGCGCTGACGGCGTTCTGCCGAACGAGAGCAGCAATTTCCACGGATTCGTGTCGTCGCCGCCGAGCAGAGCGAAATTATGTCAATTACGGGTGAACAGAGACTGCGGCGGCATAATATACGAGCCGCAGAGCATCGAGGGCCATAAAGGATTCCCGGATTCGCCTAGGAGCCCTGCGGACGGCCAGATCGCCAGCGCGAACAACGAGCGTTTCAGCAAGCTGAACGAGTACGGGAAAGATCGTTGGACGAGCATCGATTTTCCGACGTTGAGCCGCTACGACGACAGCAGCGTCTACTTCAATTTCAATTGGACGATGACCGCGCCGCATTCCACCGACAGCATTCGGGTGTTCGTCAGCAACGAGCATTACAACACGGAGGAGCCACTGTCGAGGAAACACTTGGACCTGAATCCGATCTGCAAGGTGGATTTCCACGGGCAACGTCCGCCGAGGGATTTGTCGTTGGCTTGCCCGATCACCGAGGAGAAGTTCGAGGAGCTGAAGGGCCTCCGGGAATTGCTGATGCTGAGCATATGGGACATCAATGACACGGTGAACGCGTTCTACCAGGTCGTCGATCTTCTTCCGATACCGGAGAGCGTGACCTTCGACAGCATTCAGAGGAGGAGCAAGGATGTCGCGGATGTCGTTTGA
- the LOC117226866 gene encoding larval cuticle protein LCP-17: protein MKFVIVCFAMVAVAAGDVQNVVQHPTAILKQSQDLSSDGAYSYAYETENGIYRAESGSPVVVDPTSPPVVVSQGQYQYTAPDGTPIAVSYVADHNGYQPQGEHIPTVSPLIQRALEYIRAHPPKPETQAF from the exons ATGAAATTCGTC atcgtctgtttcgccatgGTGGCCGTAGCCGCAGGAGACGTTCAGAACGTCGTACAACACCCGACGGCCATTCTGAAGCAGTCGCAGGACTTATCGTCGGACGGCGCCTACTCCTACGCCTATGAAACCGAAAACGGGATCTACCGTGCCGAAAGCGGAAGTCCGGTCGTCGTGGACCCGACTAGCCCGCCGGTTGTCGTCAGCCAGGGGCAATACCAGTACACAGCGCCCGACGGTACACCGATCGCCGTTTCCTACGTTGCCGACCATAACGGATACCAACCGCAGGGCGAGCACATCCCGACGGTTTCGCCGCTGATTCAACGGGCCCTCGAGTACATCAGGGCTCACCCGCCCAAACCCGAAACCCAGGCGTTCTAA